One genomic region from Streptomyces sp. NBC_01304 encodes:
- a CDS encoding SpoIIE family protein phosphatase, whose product MPELLGSRTVGSIPMQRETAFSQPLPLARRHAGRACSSTSLPGNPLAPAAARRFVRAALADWTETALPASDGFTDRLTDDAVVLVSELVTNAVVHAGTNVELTCRMEYADDSPDGEGTSLMLEVTDHHPARAVQGETLPPERGISIAEYGRGLQLVACLSESWGITYRTGSKTVWARLPVDGVQAARQLEAYAADQALERGLRVAEILDPTPKRSRERGDWEQRGALAFLAEASDLLAGQLDEDMVAALAGQLIVPRLADWCAIWLDSESGPAVAPRLSRVWHYKESCIEELRRVLEKDPPLFTGLPHSGPLPVPWPGENVGEFTGSAVAYRLVAGGRGLGTLLLGRTGLQRFPDEVTALLDDFSRRVALAIGAARQYARQATISRVLQRGLLPSAVAEVPGLETALVYEPRGEGLAGGDFYDVFPAGDGRWCFALGDVCGNGPEAAVVTGLARPWLRLLAREGYQVADVLDRLNRLLLDDAMEAAESAARAVAEAGGVGLHDDGSPTRFLSLLYGELIPTDEGVRCTLASAGHPLPLLLRPDGNVRATAEPQVLLGVLDGAEYCSDSFVLAPGETLLCVTDGVTERRSGRRQLDDGDGLATALAACAGLTAPLVAERIRRLVHDFSEVPADDDMALLVLQAR is encoded by the coding sequence ATGCCCGAACTGCTCGGGAGCCGCACTGTGGGGTCCATTCCAATGCAGCGGGAGACCGCTTTCAGCCAGCCACTTCCGCTGGCCCGCCGTCATGCCGGGCGGGCCTGTTCCAGCACTTCCCTGCCCGGGAACCCGCTCGCGCCCGCGGCCGCCCGCCGCTTCGTCCGGGCCGCGCTCGCCGACTGGACCGAGACCGCGCTGCCCGCGTCGGACGGCTTCACGGACCGGCTCACGGACGACGCGGTGGTCCTCGTCAGTGAACTGGTCACCAACGCCGTGGTGCACGCCGGCACCAACGTCGAACTGACCTGCCGGATGGAGTACGCGGACGACTCGCCGGACGGCGAGGGCACCTCCCTCATGCTGGAGGTCACCGACCACCACCCCGCCCGCGCCGTGCAGGGCGAGACCCTGCCGCCCGAACGGGGCATCTCCATCGCCGAGTACGGCCGCGGCCTCCAGCTCGTCGCCTGCCTCTCCGAGTCCTGGGGCATCACCTACCGCACCGGCTCCAAGACCGTCTGGGCCCGCCTCCCCGTAGACGGCGTGCAGGCCGCACGGCAGCTCGAGGCGTACGCGGCCGACCAGGCCCTGGAACGCGGTCTCAGGGTCGCCGAGATCCTCGACCCCACGCCCAAGCGGTCCAGGGAGCGGGGCGACTGGGAGCAGCGCGGCGCCCTCGCCTTCCTCGCCGAGGCCTCCGACCTGCTCGCCGGGCAGCTCGACGAGGACATGGTCGCCGCCCTCGCCGGCCAGCTGATCGTGCCCCGCCTCGCCGACTGGTGCGCGATCTGGCTCGACAGCGAGTCCGGGCCCGCCGTCGCGCCGCGGCTCTCCCGCGTCTGGCACTACAAGGAGAGCTGCATCGAGGAACTGCGCCGCGTCCTGGAGAAGGACCCGCCGCTGTTCACCGGCCTCCCGCACAGCGGCCCGCTGCCCGTGCCCTGGCCCGGCGAGAACGTCGGCGAGTTCACCGGGAGCGCGGTCGCCTACCGCCTGGTCGCGGGCGGCCGCGGGCTCGGCACCCTGCTGCTCGGCCGGACCGGTCTGCAGCGCTTCCCGGACGAAGTCACCGCCCTGCTCGACGACTTCAGCCGCCGCGTCGCCCTCGCGATCGGCGCCGCCCGCCAGTACGCCCGGCAGGCCACCATCAGTCGCGTACTGCAGCGCGGACTGCTGCCCAGCGCCGTCGCCGAGGTCCCAGGACTGGAGACCGCCCTCGTCTACGAACCGCGCGGCGAGGGCCTCGCAGGCGGTGACTTCTACGACGTCTTCCCGGCAGGCGACGGCCGCTGGTGCTTCGCCCTCGGCGACGTCTGCGGGAACGGCCCGGAGGCCGCCGTCGTCACCGGCCTCGCCCGCCCCTGGCTGCGCCTGCTCGCCCGCGAGGGCTACCAGGTCGCCGACGTCCTCGACCGCCTCAACCGCCTGCTCCTCGACGACGCCATGGAAGCCGCCGAGTCCGCGGCCCGCGCCGTCGCCGAGGCGGGCGGGGTCGGGCTGCACGACGACGGCTCACCGACCCGCTTCCTGTCCCTCCTCTACGGCGAGCTGATCCCCACCGACGAGGGCGTGCGCTGCACCCTCGCCAGCGCCGGACACCCGCTGCCGCTGCTCCTGCGCCCCGACGGCAACGTACGGGCGACGGCCGAACCGCAGGTGCTGCTCGGCGTCCTCGACGGCGCGGAGTACTGCAGCGACTCCTTCGTCCTGGCCCCCGGCGAGACCCTGCTCTGCGTCACCGACGGCGTCACGGAGCGCCGCTCGGGCCGCCGCCAGCTCGACGACGGGGACGGCCTCGCCACGGCCCTCGCCGCCTGCGCCGGACTCACCGCGCCCCTCGTCGCCGAGCGCATCCGGCGCCTCGTGCACGACTTCTCCGAGGTCCCGGCCGACGACGACATGGCGCTGCTCGTCCTCCAGGCACGGTGA
- a CDS encoding DUF3097 domain-containing protein, producing MRSYSPDLTPPWKKPKPVPTVEAETDLVVEEAATGFCGAVIRCEAGTVTLEDRFGKHRVFPLEPRGFLLDGKVVTLVRPSAASPARPTRTASGSVAVPGARARVARAGRIYVEGRHDAELVERVWGDDLRIEGVVVEYLEGIDDLPAIVTDFAPDAEARLGILVDHLVPGSKESRIAAAVSSEYALVVGHPYIDVWEAVKPSSVGIAGWPRVPRGQDWKTGVCRSLGWPENTGAAWQRILSSVHSYRDLEPELLGRVEELIDFVTAPQD from the coding sequence ATGCGCAGCTACAGCCCCGACCTGACCCCGCCCTGGAAGAAGCCGAAGCCGGTGCCGACGGTGGAGGCGGAGACCGATCTCGTGGTCGAGGAGGCCGCCACCGGTTTCTGCGGGGCGGTGATCCGCTGCGAGGCGGGCACGGTCACGCTCGAGGACCGCTTCGGCAAGCACCGGGTGTTCCCGCTGGAGCCGCGCGGCTTCCTCCTGGACGGCAAGGTCGTCACCCTGGTCCGCCCCTCGGCGGCATCTCCGGCACGTCCCACTCGTACGGCCTCGGGTTCGGTGGCGGTCCCCGGCGCCAGGGCCCGGGTCGCCCGCGCGGGCCGCATCTACGTGGAGGGCCGGCACGACGCGGAGCTGGTGGAGCGGGTGTGGGGCGACGACCTCCGCATCGAGGGCGTGGTCGTCGAATACCTGGAGGGCATCGACGACCTCCCCGCGATCGTCACGGACTTCGCCCCCGACGCGGAGGCCCGCCTCGGCATCCTGGTGGACCACCTGGTCCCGGGTTCGAAGGAGTCCCGCATCGCGGCGGCCGTGTCGAGCGAGTACGCGCTGGTGGTGGGCCACCCGTACATCGACGTCTGGGAAGCGGTGAAGCCTTCGTCGGTGGGCATCGCGGGGTGGCCCCGGGTGCCGCGTGGGCAGGACTGGAAGACGGGGGTCTGCCGGTCCCTCGGGTGGCCGGAGAACACGGGCGCCGCGTGGCAGCGGATCCTGTCCTCGGTCCACTCGTACCGAGACCTGGAGCCGGAACTCCTTGGCCGCGTCGAGGAGTTGATCGACTTCGTGACGGCGCCACAAGATTGA
- the hemW gene encoding radical SAM family heme chaperone HemW — MPSALPDGEPVPDDGSLPASALTGAAARPLGFYLHVPYCATRCGYCDFNTYTASELRGPDGALASRDSYAGHLVEEIRLARKVLGDDPRAVQTVFVGGGTPTLLPAADLVRVLGAVRDEFGLAPDAEVTTEANPDSVDPAYLAELREGGFNRVSFGMQSARQHVLQVLDRTHTPGRPEACVAEARAAGFAHVNLDLIYGTPGESDDDWRASLSAALGAGPDHISAYALIVEEGTQLARRIRRGEVPMTDDDVHADRYLIADSVLAEAGFSWYEVSNWATSEAGRCLHNELYWRGADWWGAGPGAHSHVGGVRWWNVKHPGAYAGRLAAGSSPGAGRELLSAEDRRVERILLELRLREGVSLSLLRPAGLAAAQRALGEGLLEGEAFASGQAVLTLRGRLLADAVVRDLVD; from the coding sequence ATGCCTTCCGCACTCCCCGACGGTGAGCCCGTCCCCGACGACGGCTCGCTGCCCGCCTCCGCCCTGACCGGGGCGGCCGCGCGCCCGCTCGGGTTCTACCTCCACGTGCCGTACTGCGCGACGCGCTGCGGCTACTGCGACTTCAACACCTACACCGCGAGCGAGCTGCGCGGGCCGGACGGGGCGCTCGCGTCACGGGACTCGTACGCCGGTCATCTCGTCGAGGAGATCCGGCTGGCCCGCAAGGTCCTCGGCGACGATCCGCGCGCGGTGCAGACCGTCTTCGTCGGTGGCGGTACGCCGACGCTGCTGCCCGCGGCGGACCTGGTGCGGGTCCTTGGGGCGGTACGCGACGAGTTCGGCCTCGCCCCGGACGCGGAGGTCACGACCGAGGCCAACCCGGACTCCGTGGACCCCGCGTACCTCGCCGAGCTGCGCGAGGGCGGGTTCAACCGGGTCTCGTTCGGGATGCAGAGCGCCCGGCAGCACGTGCTTCAGGTGCTCGACCGTACGCATACGCCGGGACGGCCGGAGGCGTGTGTCGCGGAGGCGCGGGCGGCGGGGTTCGCGCATGTGAACCTTGACCTGATCTATGGCACGCCGGGGGAGTCGGACGACGACTGGCGGGCGTCGCTCTCCGCCGCCCTGGGCGCGGGGCCGGATCACATCTCCGCCTACGCGTTGATCGTGGAGGAAGGGACGCAGCTCGCTCGCCGTATTCGGCGGGGTGAAGTGCCGATGACCGATGACGATGTGCATGCGGATCGGTATCTGATCGCCGATTCCGTGCTGGCCGAGGCCGGGTTCTCCTGGTACGAGGTGTCCAATTGGGCGACCTCGGAGGCCGGGCGGTGTTTGCACAACGAGCTTTACTGGCGGGGGGCCGACTGGTGGGGTGCGGGCCCCGGGGCCCACTCCCATGTGGGTGGGGTGCGGTGGTGGAACGTCAAGCATCCCGGGGCTTATGCCGGGCGGCTTGCGGCTGGTTCGTCGCCCGGGGCCGGGCGGGAGCTGCTCTCTGCCGAGGACCGGCGGGTCGAGCGGATTCTGTTGGAGCTTCGGCTCCGGGAGGGTGTTTCGCTTTCGCTGCTTCGGCCGGCGGGGCTTGCGGCGGCTCAGCGTGCGCTGGGCGAAGGGTTGCTCGAAGGTGAGGCTTTTGCCTCGGGGCAGGCTGTGTTGACCTTGCGGGGGCGGTTGTTGGCTGATGCGGTCGTTCGGGATCTGGTGGACTGA